Proteins from a single region of Nocardioides anomalus:
- a CDS encoding aldehyde dehydrogenase family protein, with protein sequence MGTPFEYAPAPESRSVVDIKPSYGLFVGGEFVDGHGKAFKTVNPATEEVLAEVAEADEHDVDHAVKAARRAHRTWSRMPGAERAKYLYRIARIIAERSRELAVLESIDNGKPIKESRDVDVPIVSAHFFYYAGWADKLKYAGYGEQSLGVAAQIIPWNFPLLMLAWKVAPALACGNTVVLKPAETTPLTALLFAEICQQADLPAGVVNIVTGAGSTGQALVAHPDVDKVAFTGSTDVGKQIARTVAGTDKRVTLELGGKAANIVFDDAPIDQAVEGIVNGIFFNQGHVCCAGSRLLVQESVADDVLHRLKRRMATLRVGDPLDKNTDVGAINSAEQLARIRELSDIGEAEGAERWSAPCELPSHGYWFPPTLFTDVTQAHRIAREEIFGPVLSVLTFRTPAEAVAKANNTPYGLSAGVWTDKGSLILKMANALRAGVVWANTFNKFDPTSPFGGYKESGYGREGGRHGLEAYLR encoded by the coding sequence ATGGGCACGCCCTTCGAATACGCCCCGGCGCCGGAGTCGCGCTCGGTCGTCGACATCAAGCCGTCCTACGGGCTCTTCGTCGGCGGCGAGTTCGTCGACGGCCACGGCAAGGCGTTCAAGACCGTCAACCCGGCCACCGAGGAGGTCCTGGCCGAGGTGGCCGAGGCCGACGAGCACGACGTCGACCACGCCGTGAAGGCGGCGCGCCGCGCGCACCGGACCTGGTCGCGGATGCCGGGCGCCGAGCGCGCGAAGTACCTCTACCGCATCGCCCGCATCATCGCCGAGCGCTCGCGCGAGCTGGCCGTGCTGGAGTCGATCGACAACGGCAAGCCCATCAAGGAGAGCCGCGACGTCGACGTGCCCATCGTCTCCGCGCACTTCTTCTACTACGCGGGCTGGGCCGACAAGCTCAAGTACGCCGGGTACGGCGAGCAGAGCCTCGGGGTGGCCGCGCAGATCATCCCCTGGAACTTCCCGCTGCTCATGCTGGCCTGGAAGGTCGCGCCCGCGCTGGCCTGCGGCAACACCGTGGTGCTCAAGCCGGCCGAGACCACGCCGCTGACCGCGCTGCTGTTCGCCGAGATCTGCCAGCAGGCCGACCTGCCGGCCGGCGTGGTCAACATCGTCACCGGCGCCGGCTCGACCGGGCAGGCCCTGGTCGCCCACCCCGACGTGGACAAGGTCGCGTTCACCGGCTCCACCGACGTCGGCAAGCAGATCGCCCGCACCGTGGCCGGCACCGACAAGCGCGTGACGCTCGAGCTCGGCGGCAAGGCGGCCAACATCGTCTTCGACGACGCCCCGATCGACCAGGCCGTCGAGGGCATCGTCAACGGCATCTTCTTCAACCAGGGCCACGTCTGCTGCGCGGGCTCGCGGCTGCTGGTCCAGGAGTCGGTGGCCGACGACGTGCTGCACCGGCTCAAGCGCCGGATGGCCACGCTGCGCGTCGGCGACCCGCTGGACAAGAACACCGACGTCGGTGCCATCAACTCCGCGGAGCAGCTGGCCCGGATCCGCGAGCTGTCCGACATCGGCGAGGCCGAGGGCGCCGAGCGCTGGTCGGCGCCGTGCGAGCTGCCGAGCCACGGCTACTGGTTCCCGCCCACGCTGTTCACCGACGTCACCCAGGCCCACCGGATCGCCCGCGAGGAGATCTTCGGGCCGGTGCTCTCGGTGTTGACCTTCCGCACGCCCGCCGAGGCCGTGGCCAAGGCCAACAACACGCCGTACGGCCTGTCCGCCGGCGTGTGGACCGACAAGGGCTCGCTCATCCTCAAGATGGCCAACGCGCTGCGCGCCGGCGTGGTGTGGGCCAACACGTTCAACAAGTTCGACCCCACGAGCCCGTTCGGCGGCTACAAGGAGTCGGGCTACGGCCGCGAGGGCGGCCGCCACGGACTGGAGGCGTACCTCAGGTGA
- a CDS encoding aldehyde dehydrogenase family protein, with amino-acid sequence MTRADVRKTYKLYIGGAFPRSESGHTYVAHDAKGRFLANAALASRKDARDAVVAARGAFSGWAGRTAYNRGQVVYRIAEVVEDRRPQFVDALAATEGLSARAAGAALDTAIDRLVWYAGWADKLTQVVGNANPVSGPYFNLSTPEPTGVVAVLAPQESSLLGLLSVVAPVIVTGNTCVVVSSFERPLPAVTFAEVLATSDVPAGVVNVLTGDAEALGPWLASHMDVNALDLTGVAGRPDLATDLEVAAADNLKRVRRAPAAEPDWTLEPDLDAMTDFLETKTVWHPIGV; translated from the coding sequence GTGACCAGGGCAGACGTCCGCAAGACCTACAAGCTCTACATCGGCGGGGCCTTCCCGCGGTCGGAGTCCGGGCACACCTACGTCGCGCACGACGCCAAGGGCCGGTTCCTGGCCAACGCCGCGCTCGCCTCCCGCAAGGACGCGCGCGACGCCGTCGTCGCCGCCCGCGGCGCCTTCTCCGGCTGGGCCGGGCGCACGGCGTACAACCGCGGGCAGGTGGTCTACCGGATCGCCGAGGTGGTCGAGGACCGCCGCCCGCAGTTCGTGGACGCGCTGGCCGCCACCGAGGGTCTCTCCGCCCGCGCCGCCGGCGCCGCGCTGGACACGGCCATCGACCGGCTGGTCTGGTACGCCGGCTGGGCCGACAAGCTCACCCAGGTCGTGGGCAACGCCAACCCGGTCAGCGGGCCGTACTTCAACCTCTCCACGCCCGAGCCCACCGGCGTCGTCGCCGTGCTCGCGCCCCAGGAGTCCTCCCTGCTCGGCCTGCTCTCGGTCGTCGCGCCGGTCATCGTCACCGGCAACACCTGCGTGGTCGTCTCCTCCTTCGAGCGCCCGCTGCCGGCCGTGACCTTCGCCGAGGTGCTGGCCACCTCCGACGTGCCCGCCGGCGTGGTCAACGTCCTCACCGGCGACGCGGAGGCCCTCGGCCCCTGGCTGGCCTCGCACATGGACGTCAACGCCCTCGACCTCACCGGCGTCGCCGGCCGGCCCGACCTGGCCACCGACCTCGAGGTCGCCGCCGCCGACAACCTCAAGCGGGTGCGCCGAGCTCCCGCGGCCGAGCCCGACTGGACCCTCGAGCCCGACCTCGACGCCATGACCGACTTCCTGGAGACCAAGACCGTCTGGCACCCGATCGGGGTCTGA
- a CDS encoding nucleoside/nucleotide kinase family protein has translation MSARVVVLAGPSGSGKSHLAGRLGLPVLRLDDFYRDGDDPLLPRITEGANAGLVDWDDPGSWRQDEALAAMGTLCRTGAVQTPVYEIAANGRTGVRTLSLDGSHLVLAEGIFAHHVVGPLREAGILAAAYCLRQHPVVTFWRRLTRDLREHRKPPLVLVRRGLALMRDQRGIVATAVAAGCTAVSPEEAYRRIHALPDGG, from the coding sequence GTGTCGGCGCGGGTGGTGGTCCTGGCCGGGCCGTCGGGCTCGGGCAAGTCCCACCTGGCCGGGCGCCTGGGCCTGCCGGTGCTGCGGCTGGACGACTTCTACCGCGACGGCGACGACCCCCTGCTCCCGCGGATCACGGAGGGCGCGAACGCCGGCCTGGTCGACTGGGACGACCCCGGCTCGTGGCGGCAGGACGAGGCACTCGCGGCCATGGGCACGCTGTGCCGGACGGGCGCGGTGCAGACGCCGGTCTACGAGATCGCCGCCAACGGCCGCACGGGCGTGCGCACGCTGAGCCTGGACGGCTCGCACCTGGTCCTGGCCGAGGGGATCTTCGCCCACCACGTCGTCGGTCCGCTGCGGGAGGCGGGGATCCTCGCGGCGGCGTACTGCCTGCGCCAGCACCCCGTCGTCACCTTCTGGCGCCGGCTCACCCGTGACCTGCGCGAGCACCGCAAGCCTCCCCTGGTCCTCGTGCGCCGGGGCCTCGCGCTCATGCGCGACCAGCGCGGCATCGTGGCCACGGCCGTAGCGGCCGGGTGCACGGCGGTCTCGCCGGAAGAGGCCTACCGCCGCATCCACGCGCTCCCGGACGGTGGGTGA
- a CDS encoding response regulator transcription factor encodes MAVVTNQQQPVRVAVENDFPVVVEGLAAMVARHRGRVEVVALGDSSGPPDVLLRDTFGLSGDVQDEHRAPSTRLVAFTAADDARAVAHALEQGVAGYVHKSVSEPELIEAIERVHAGEQVVLRRSGGGRRGAVGTVDWPGRAHGLSDREAEVLVLICKGMSNAEVAEALYLSVNSVKTYIRTLYRKIGAQSRSQAVIWGLQHGFTGRAVSARSH; translated from the coding sequence GTGGCCGTGGTGACCAACCAGCAGCAACCCGTCCGGGTCGCGGTCGAGAACGACTTCCCCGTCGTCGTCGAGGGGCTCGCGGCCATGGTGGCGCGCCACCGCGGCCGGGTGGAGGTCGTCGCCCTCGGGGACTCCTCCGGGCCGCCGGACGTGCTGCTGCGCGACACCTTCGGGCTGTCCGGCGACGTGCAGGACGAGCACCGCGCGCCGTCGACCCGGCTGGTCGCCTTCACCGCCGCGGACGACGCCCGGGCCGTCGCGCACGCCCTGGAGCAGGGCGTGGCCGGCTACGTGCACAAGAGCGTCTCCGAGCCCGAGTTGATCGAGGCCATCGAACGGGTGCACGCCGGCGAGCAGGTCGTCCTGCGCCGCTCCGGCGGGGGCCGGCGTGGCGCGGTCGGGACCGTCGACTGGCCCGGACGCGCCCACGGGCTCAGCGACCGGGAGGCCGAGGTCCTGGTGCTCATCTGCAAGGGGATGAGCAACGCCGAGGTGGCCGAGGCGCTCTACCTGAGCGTGAACTCGGTCAAGACCTACATCCGCACGCTCTACCGCAAGATCGGCGCGCAGAGCCGCTCCCAGGCGGTCATCTGGGGGCTCCAGCACGGCTTCACCGGCCGCGCGGTCTCCGCCCGGTCACACTGA
- a CDS encoding adenosine deaminase, whose product MSAVLTEPSAGPAVTRDQALRAPKVLLHDHLDGGLRPATIVELAAEIGHELPETDAEALGRWFTTMADSGSLPQYLETFDHTVAVMQTAAALTRVARECVEDLAADGVVYAEVRYAPEQHVANDLTLDEVVAAVQEGFEEGMAASRARGQGITVRQLLTAMRHQARSREIAELSIAWRDRGVAGFDIAGAEAGYPPTRHLDAFEYLQRENSHFTIHAGEAFGLPSIWEAIQWCGADRLGHGVRIIDDITVTDSGEVELGRLAAYVRDMRIPLEMCPASNVQTGAAASIAEHPIGLLTRLRFRVTVNTDNRLMSGTSMTSEFTHLAEAFGYTVRDLEWFTVNAMKSAFLPFDERLALITDVIKPAYAALAAEG is encoded by the coding sequence ATGAGCGCCGTCCTCACCGAACCTAGTGCAGGTCCCGCGGTCACCCGGGACCAGGCCTTGCGGGCCCCCAAGGTGCTGCTGCACGACCACCTGGACGGCGGGCTGCGACCCGCGACCATCGTCGAGCTGGCCGCCGAGATCGGCCACGAGCTGCCCGAGACCGACGCCGAGGCGCTGGGCCGCTGGTTCACCACGATGGCCGACTCGGGCTCGCTGCCCCAGTACCTCGAGACCTTCGACCACACCGTGGCCGTCATGCAGACGGCGGCGGCGCTGACCCGCGTCGCCCGGGAGTGCGTGGAGGACCTGGCGGCCGACGGGGTGGTGTACGCCGAGGTGCGCTACGCCCCCGAGCAGCACGTCGCCAACGACCTCACCCTCGACGAGGTCGTGGCCGCGGTGCAGGAGGGCTTCGAGGAGGGCATGGCCGCCAGCCGGGCTCGGGGCCAGGGCATCACCGTGCGCCAGCTGCTCACCGCGATGAGGCACCAGGCCCGCTCCCGCGAGATCGCGGAGCTCTCCATCGCCTGGCGCGACCGGGGCGTGGCCGGCTTCGACATCGCCGGTGCTGAGGCCGGCTACCCGCCCACCCGGCACCTCGACGCCTTCGAGTACCTCCAGCGCGAGAACTCCCACTTCACCATCCACGCCGGCGAGGCCTTCGGGCTCCCGAGCATCTGGGAGGCCATCCAGTGGTGCGGCGCCGACCGGCTCGGCCACGGCGTGCGGATCATCGACGACATCACCGTGACCGACTCCGGCGAGGTCGAGCTGGGCCGGCTGGCGGCGTACGTGCGGGACATGCGGATCCCGCTGGAGATGTGCCCGGCCTCCAACGTGCAGACCGGGGCGGCGGCGTCCATCGCCGAGCACCCGATCGGGCTGCTCACCCGGCTCCGGTTCCGGGTCACGGTCAACACCGACAACCGGCTGATGTCGGGCACGTCGATGACCTCGGAGTTCACCCACCTGGCCGAGGCGTTCGGCTACACCGTGCGCGACCTCGAGTGGTTCACCGTCAACGCCATGAAGTCGGCGTTCCTGCCCTTCGACGAGCGGCTGGCCCTCATCACGGACGTCATCAAGCCGGCGTACGCCGCGCTCGCCGCGGAGGGCTGA
- a CDS encoding MaoC family dehydratase: MRTFTDLTELEAAVGEELGTSEWFEVTQERVDQFAEATGDHQWIHVDQERAAAGPFGGTIAHGYMTVSLIPHLSHSIFSIETDGPRLNYGLNKVRFPHPVRVGKRVRGHATLAELVDVPAGKQLVVRYTIEIEGEDKPACVAETVVLLLSS; the protein is encoded by the coding sequence GTGCGGACCTTCACCGACCTGACCGAGCTCGAGGCCGCCGTCGGCGAGGAGCTCGGCACCAGCGAGTGGTTCGAGGTCACCCAGGAGCGCGTCGACCAGTTCGCCGAGGCCACCGGCGACCACCAGTGGATCCACGTCGACCAGGAGCGCGCCGCGGCCGGCCCCTTCGGCGGCACCATCGCCCACGGCTACATGACCGTGAGCCTCATCCCCCACCTCAGCCACAGCATCTTCAGCATCGAGACCGACGGCCCGCGGCTCAACTACGGGCTCAACAAGGTGCGCTTCCCCCACCCCGTCCGCGTCGGCAAGCGCGTGCGCGGCCACGCCACCCTGGCCGAGCTGGTCGACGTCCCCGCCGGCAAGCAGCTGGTCGTGCGCTACACGATCGAGATCGAGGGCGAGGACAAGCCCGCCTGCGTCGCCGAGACGGTCGTGCTCCTGCTCAGCTCCTGA
- a CDS encoding TerD family protein — protein sequence MTQLQAGESFDVVATRVRMGIGWDEDAGAGLARTGRPTVDLDATALQFAGGQLFDLAFYNNLSTRDGSVTHQGDNQTGSGEGDDESILVDLARVHGPVDTIVFLVSSYQGHSLEWVANAYCRLVDDESDEELARFTLTFSVTETGAVLALLRRTPSGWTLQAVGEGVAISKPTEGLAKLNRFVRS from the coding sequence ATGACCCAGCTGCAGGCGGGCGAGTCCTTCGACGTCGTCGCGACCCGGGTCCGGATGGGCATCGGCTGGGACGAGGACGCCGGCGCCGGCCTGGCCCGCACCGGCCGCCCGACCGTGGACCTCGACGCCACCGCGCTGCAGTTCGCCGGCGGCCAGCTCTTCGACCTGGCCTTCTACAACAACCTCAGCACCCGCGACGGCTCGGTCACCCACCAGGGCGACAACCAGACCGGCAGCGGCGAGGGCGACGACGAGTCGATCCTCGTCGACCTCGCCCGGGTGCACGGGCCGGTCGACACGATCGTGTTCCTGGTCAGCAGCTACCAGGGCCACTCGCTGGAGTGGGTGGCCAACGCCTACTGCCGGCTGGTCGACGACGAGTCGGACGAGGAGCTCGCGCGCTTCACGCTGACCTTCTCGGTCACCGAGACCGGAGCGGTGCTGGCCCTGTTGCGGCGCACGCCGTCGGGCTGGACGCTGCAGGCCGTCGGCGAGGGCGTGGCCATCAGCAAGCCCACCGAGGGGCTGGCCAAGCTCAACCGCTTCGTCAGGAGCTGA
- a CDS encoding thymidine phosphorylase has product MAEQHDAVEVITTKRDGGRLSDSMVDWVVDAYTRGVVADEQMSALAMAILLNGMDRDEIARWTAAMIASGERMDFSGLSRPTADKHSTGGVGDKITLPLAPLVAACGVAVPQLSGRGLGHTGGTLDKLEAIPGWRAALSNAEMLAQLESVGAVICAAGDELAPADKKLYALRDVTGTVEAIPLIASSIMSKKIAEGTGSLVLDVKCGTGAFMKDEDDARELAETMVALGTDAGVHTVALLTAMSTPLGLTAGNAVEVEESVEVLAGGGPADVVELTLALAREMLAGAGKDDVDPADKLADGSAMDVWKAMIRAQDGDPDASLPVARESHVVNAPTSGVLTRLDALAVGTAAWRLGAGRSRKEDPVQAGAGVRWHARPGDSVEEGEPLLTLLTDEPERFDRALAALEGGYDIEPDGSAYDPGSIVIDRIGS; this is encoded by the coding sequence GTGGCTGAGCAGCACGATGCGGTAGAGGTGATCACCACCAAGCGCGACGGTGGCCGCCTGTCGGACTCCATGGTCGACTGGGTGGTCGACGCCTACACCCGCGGCGTGGTGGCCGACGAGCAGATGTCCGCGCTGGCGATGGCGATCCTGCTCAACGGCATGGACCGCGACGAGATCGCCCGTTGGACCGCGGCGATGATCGCCTCCGGCGAGCGGATGGACTTCTCCGGGCTCTCGCGCCCGACCGCCGACAAGCACTCCACCGGCGGGGTGGGCGACAAGATCACGCTCCCGCTGGCGCCGCTGGTGGCCGCGTGCGGGGTGGCGGTGCCGCAGCTGTCCGGGCGCGGGCTCGGGCACACCGGAGGCACCCTGGACAAGCTCGAGGCCATCCCCGGGTGGCGCGCCGCGCTCTCCAACGCCGAGATGCTGGCCCAGCTGGAGTCGGTCGGCGCGGTCATCTGCGCGGCCGGCGACGAGCTGGCCCCGGCCGACAAGAAGCTCTACGCGCTGCGCGACGTCACCGGTACGGTCGAGGCCATCCCGCTCATCGCCTCCTCGATCATGAGCAAGAAGATCGCCGAGGGCACCGGCTCGCTGGTCCTCGACGTCAAGTGCGGGACGGGCGCGTTCATGAAGGACGAGGACGACGCCCGTGAGCTGGCCGAGACCATGGTCGCGCTCGGCACCGACGCGGGCGTGCACACCGTCGCGCTGCTCACCGCGATGTCCACCCCGCTGGGCCTCACGGCGGGGAACGCGGTGGAGGTCGAGGAGTCCGTCGAGGTGCTGGCCGGCGGCGGCCCGGCCGACGTCGTCGAGCTCACCCTGGCCCTGGCGCGCGAGATGCTGGCCGGCGCGGGCAAGGACGACGTCGACCCGGCCGACAAGCTGGCCGACGGCTCGGCCATGGACGTCTGGAAGGCGATGATCCGCGCCCAGGACGGCGACCCGGACGCCTCATTGCCGGTGGCGAGGGAGTCGCACGTCGTGAACGCCCCCACCTCGGGCGTGCTGACCCGGCTCGACGCCCTGGCCGTCGGCACCGCCGCCTGGCGCCTCGGCGCCGGTCGCTCCCGCAAGGAGGACCCGGTCCAGGCCGGCGCCGGCGTGCGCTGGCACGCCCGGCCCGGCGACAGCGTGGAGGAGGGCGAGCCGCTCCTCACCCTGCTCACCGACGAGCCGGAGCGCTTCGACCGGGCGCTCGCGGCCCTCGAGGGCGGCTACGACATCGAGCCGGACGGATCGGCGTACGACCCGGGCTCGATCGTCATCGACAGGATCGGCTCATGA
- a CDS encoding cytochrome P450, protein MRSVPTTSLDLTDPEVVADPYPLFAAERAAHPVARHERTGTWLAFDHASVSAVQRDRRMGRLWRDKEPAAYLEPFNLLHRNQMMENEPPDHTRLRRPVAQAFGRGHVERLRPRVGELARELLAEVDGDTFDVIAQYAEPLPVLVIAELLGVPTSYVPALREWSQAIVRMYEVDPSPAVVDAAVRSADDFAGLVRELVRERRARPQADLLSDLATTELTEDEMVASAVLLLNAGHEASVNVFGNGLVAMLRRELVPGADLPATVEEMLRFDSALQLFERTATEDVALGDVVVEAGERVAVLLGSANRDPAVFDAPDEFRVDRRPNNHVAFGVGVHFCLGAPLARMELAESLGALFSAYPRLALAGEPESRGTFVLRGFRSVVVNREDVSSG, encoded by the coding sequence ATGCGTTCGGTCCCGACGACCTCGCTTGACCTGACCGACCCCGAGGTCGTCGCCGACCCCTACCCGCTCTTCGCCGCGGAGCGGGCCGCGCACCCGGTGGCGCGGCACGAGCGGACGGGCACCTGGCTGGCCTTCGACCACGCGTCGGTGAGCGCCGTGCAGCGCGACCGGCGGATGGGCCGGCTGTGGCGGGACAAGGAGCCGGCGGCCTACCTGGAGCCGTTCAACCTGCTGCACCGCAACCAGATGATGGAGAACGAGCCGCCCGACCACACCCGGCTCCGGCGTCCGGTCGCGCAGGCCTTCGGGCGCGGCCACGTCGAGCGGCTGCGCCCACGGGTCGGCGAGCTCGCCCGCGAGCTGCTGGCCGAGGTCGACGGCGACACCTTCGACGTCATCGCGCAGTACGCCGAGCCGCTGCCGGTCCTGGTCATCGCCGAGCTCCTGGGCGTGCCGACGTCGTACGTGCCCGCGCTCCGGGAGTGGTCGCAGGCCATCGTGCGGATGTACGAGGTCGACCCGTCGCCCGCGGTGGTCGACGCCGCCGTCCGGTCGGCCGACGACTTCGCCGGGCTGGTGCGCGAGCTGGTCCGCGAGCGCCGGGCCCGACCGCAGGCGGACCTGCTCAGCGACCTGGCCACCACCGAGCTGACCGAGGACGAGATGGTCGCCTCGGCGGTGCTGCTGCTCAACGCCGGCCACGAGGCGTCGGTCAACGTGTTCGGCAACGGGCTGGTGGCGATGCTGCGCCGCGAGCTGGTGCCGGGCGCCGACCTGCCCGCGACCGTCGAGGAGATGCTCCGCTTCGACTCCGCGCTGCAGCTCTTCGAGCGCACGGCCACCGAGGACGTCGCGCTCGGCGACGTGGTGGTCGAGGCGGGGGAGAGGGTCGCGGTCCTGCTGGGCTCGGCCAACCGGGACCCCGCCGTCTTCGACGCCCCCGACGAGTTCCGCGTCGACCGCAGGCCCAACAACCACGTGGCCTTCGGGGTCGGGGTGCACTTCTGCCTCGGCGCGCCGCTGGCCCGGATGGAGCTGGCCGAGTCGCTCGGCGCGCTCTTCTCGGCGTACCCGCGGCTGGCCTTGGCGGGCGAGCCGGAGAGCCGGGGGACCTTCGTCCTCCGGGGGTTCCGTAGCGTGGTCGTGAACCGAGAGGACGTGAGCAGTGGCTGA
- a CDS encoding cytidine deaminase has protein sequence MAAQSGQDFDWDGLKAAAEEAVTHAYAPYSHFSVGAAALVDDGRVVTGCNVENAAYGVALCAECGLVSQLHITGGGRLTHFVCVNGDREVIMPCGRCRQLLFENGGRDLLLWTVSGIKTMDEVLPDAFGPDDLA, from the coding sequence GTGGCGGCGCAGTCAGGGCAGGACTTCGACTGGGACGGGCTCAAGGCGGCGGCCGAGGAGGCCGTGACCCACGCCTACGCGCCGTACTCCCACTTCTCGGTGGGCGCGGCCGCGCTCGTCGACGACGGTCGCGTGGTGACGGGCTGCAACGTCGAGAACGCGGCGTACGGCGTGGCGCTGTGCGCCGAGTGCGGGCTGGTCAGCCAGCTGCACATCACCGGCGGCGGCCGGCTCACCCACTTCGTGTGCGTCAACGGCGACCGCGAGGTGATCATGCCGTGCGGCCGGTGCCGCCAGCTGCTGTTCGAGAACGGCGGGCGCGACCTGCTGCTGTGGACCGTGTCGGGGATCAAGACGATGGACGAGGTACTGCCCGATGCGTTCGGTCCCGACGACCTCGCTTGA
- a CDS encoding ABC transporter permease has translation MSVPATATGVTHDAAPPPPRTRRRLSPWVLIAAVPGALLVLAILETITDANDLSSSGTIAATLVATTPIMLAGLGGLWSERAGVVNIGLEGMMILGTYGAGYFGYHHGAWAGVAGAIGMGVVGGLLHAVATVIFGVDHIISGVAINIIALGAVQYLASLTFVGLPGGGSTQSPKIPDVPTLTIGPLSDKLADVEKDDVFFVSQLASLLRALVTNLSSLVIISMLLLVVTWFVLWRTSFGLRLRSCGESPAAAESLGVHVLRYKFVAVLISGGLAGLAGGVLAMVASSNYRDGQTGGRGYIGLAAMIFGNWRPGGLLMGSGLFGYTETLGLRQGGTSVHALLLALAVLALALAVLQVRQGARVAAVVIAGVGVLLFVVYLVLDEVPSEFTGMTPYVITLLVLAFASQRLRMPAADGQVYRKGSAG, from the coding sequence ATGAGCGTCCCCGCCACCGCCACCGGCGTCACCCACGACGCCGCACCACCGCCGCCGAGGACCCGTCGGCGCCTCTCGCCGTGGGTGCTCATCGCCGCCGTGCCCGGCGCGCTGCTGGTCCTGGCGATCCTCGAGACGATCACCGACGCGAACGACCTCAGCTCGTCGGGCACCATCGCCGCGACCCTGGTGGCGACGACGCCGATCATGCTGGCCGGCCTCGGCGGTCTGTGGTCCGAGCGGGCCGGCGTGGTCAACATCGGCCTCGAGGGGATGATGATCCTCGGCACCTACGGCGCGGGCTACTTCGGCTACCACCACGGCGCTTGGGCCGGTGTGGCCGGAGCGATCGGGATGGGCGTGGTCGGCGGACTGCTGCACGCCGTGGCCACGGTGATCTTCGGCGTCGACCACATCATCTCCGGTGTCGCCATCAACATCATCGCGCTCGGTGCGGTGCAGTACCTCGCCTCGCTCACCTTCGTCGGCCTGCCCGGCGGCGGCTCGACCCAGTCGCCCAAGATCCCCGACGTGCCGACGCTGACCATCGGGCCGCTCAGCGACAAGCTGGCGGACGTGGAGAAGGACGACGTCTTCTTCGTCTCCCAGCTCGCCTCGCTGCTGCGCGCGCTGGTCACCAACCTGTCCTCGCTGGTCATCATCTCGATGCTGCTGCTCGTGGTGACGTGGTTCGTGCTCTGGCGCACCTCGTTCGGGCTGCGGCTGCGCTCCTGCGGCGAGAGCCCGGCGGCCGCGGAGTCGCTCGGCGTGCACGTGCTGCGCTACAAGTTCGTGGCCGTGCTCATCTCCGGCGGCCTGGCCGGCCTGGCCGGCGGCGTGCTGGCCATGGTGGCCTCCAGCAACTACCGCGACGGCCAGACCGGCGGTCGTGGCTACATCGGCCTGGCGGCGATGATCTTCGGCAACTGGCGACCCGGCGGCCTGCTCATGGGCTCCGGGCTGTTCGGCTACACCGAGACCCTCGGCTTGCGCCAGGGCGGCACGTCGGTGCACGCGCTGCTGCTGGCCCTGGCCGTGCTGGCCCTGGCGCTGGCCGTGCTCCAGGTGCGACAGGGCGCCCGCGTGGCCGCGGTCGTCATCGCCGGGGTCGGCGTGCTGCTGTTCGTCGTCTACCTCGTGCTCGACGAGGTCCCGAGCGAGTTCACCGGCATGACGCCGTACGTCATCACGCTGCTGGTCCTCGCCTTCGCCTCCCAACGCCTGCGGATGCCGGCGGCGGACGGACAGGTCTACCGCAAGGGGAGTGCGGGCTAG